In the Wyeomyia smithii strain HCP4-BCI-WySm-NY-G18 chromosome 2, ASM2978416v1, whole genome shotgun sequence genome, one interval contains:
- the LOC129723540 gene encoding uncharacterized protein LOC129723540, which translates to MSVIIRLQNLPWSANALDVRNFFKGLSIPDGGVHIVGGEMGDAFIAFSTDEDARQAMMLNGGKIKEVQITLLLSSRAEMQKVIEEARRTTMSFMQLSAQSAASPVATAAAPVVPKAATVAVTKAIAQQPQPPVISLSGFLAQNLSQQKSQVIQTQSLYSEIPGLGFLTSSGMFQPNAPAAGLFSALSAQSYNGPVASNSAFAQLSEQLKKAAEAEKDIAAKSIISGGSATNLGNALSSKKESSDKSSRRSRSSSRERDRRRSSRDRSRSRSRDRERSRRRSGRDRSRSRSRERRSRSRSRDRRDRRRRSRSRDREDTRSRERSRERDSKAEKFSRKRASRFSDKKDSSPPAAVITTTSPEIESKSFISPWDTSIQQNLMNRSGNGVTTIQSSVPTSSSPPMPGMASSNHTFGTRIDQPMQIPLSNLKSSFQSNLYPAVNYGNFQASKPISREHLTKLQELHSRRDPRVALLNHNPQKSVAGPFVDRGHQTGTKLDSFSMPSNSSINVGPSRSDSSDRFTRNDAGYDKRKTDQDDSENDEMGGQSVKIYNMENSTGYGEIRRFFYGQSISSNGIKMINDRNGKRTGVAYVRFLRRDGKRYALSRDGMLLRRAEVKIAPITDKEFEDAIDSYRPSYEDSKNNWVDITDETRDSRNKDDIIEIKDDVSTNKSGNKSGSLVVWNLPNLTTELDLMRMFSDFTIVEVLIIKNYKNPKQLDGYVKFHQIDDARRACECTHRHYIRNKRVYMKQCSDIEYDAAKNEYEAPLNEDDDDEDDVVVQPSVDASQDIDDSVQMIDDSKDSKENLSRNAQTERENTNEGGNTYSQNLMNNVLSLNNRKESYSYSTVDQKQSSSIDQPNDKYTIRDPRNFFSQIHNPSMQQCQPDSVQQQWQQQSQQFQSMPPSSMNFGGFGGDFSRDPRRRPDFGNQRNIDNQNQTVQAADNNFREGINFSSSQPQSRFDPTGTSNKFEHMDVTHNSSIQQQFMGSNVQNNEKTTFIMISNLEYTMQESAVMSFFDREGFNPKYVQMIRTPYGRSTGECVVEFESEQEADAAMVKNGAQIGKRRGFVKHLDPQQVSAVMQRINRNQRVNPPHSSGSNFERGNNDSSGGNNFGRGNGFGNDDTGGNEGDGFANDNWDENNYGNSGSLSGVNSFDNREVNFGNNDLDNKDASGAQERGSNISDYSTEFDGPLNDNNQPLRQNDNKTNGIRGGVGNSSCNSKLFYEDGEEEKDDSLKQPSRQNTEQTQSGIFDQNEQQMGRSDESDSVHDRETEKSNSREQIEPKEQSLDELSRSAERPLPASTESNSEFSEDPPLDDNTPKSSANFRMPMDGNILGLSNLPFRAANEDIVQYFEEYGIALEDVRRKYLRDGRATGDAMVRFQSAADAQRALESHRNRRIGGRIVRMRILSDCLQ; encoded by the coding sequence CACGGATGAAGATGCTCGTCAGGCAATGATGCTGAATGGAGGTAAGATAAAAGAGGTCCAAATTACGCTGCTATTGTCGTCTCGTGCTGAAATGCAAAAAGTGATTGAAGAGGCACGCCGAACAACAATGTCATTTATGCAGCTATCGGCGCAGAGCGCTGCGTCACCAGTAGCAACAGCGGCGGCCCCTGTTGTGCCAAAGGCTGCGACTGTTGCGGTCACGAAGGCAATAGCTCAGCAGCCGCAGCCACCGGTTATTAGTCTGTCTGGGTTTCTAGCACAAAATTTAAGCCAGCAAAAGTCTCAGGTTATACAGACACAGTCGCTCTATTCAGAAATTCCTGGTTTGGGTTTTCTGACGTCAAGTGGAATGTTTCAACCGAATGCTCCTGCGGCTGGTTTGTTCTCAGCTTTAAGTGCACAGTCATATAATGGGCCAGTCGCTTCAAATTCTGCTTTTGCTCAATTATCTGAGCAGTTGAAAAAAGCCGCTGAAGCAGAGAAGGACATTGCTGCAAAGAGCATCATCAGTGGAGGTAGTGCAACGAATCTGGGAAATGCTTTGAGTTCGAAAAAGGAATCGAGCGATAAGAGCAGCCGCCGAAGCAGATCGTCATCACGAGAACGTGATAGACGTCGTTCCTCTAGAGATCGTTCTCGATCCAGGAGTCGTGATCGGGAACGGAGTAGACGCAGAAGTGGAAGAGATCGCAGTCGTAGCAGAAGTCGTGAACGACGTAGTCGAAGTCGCAGTCGTGATCGTCGCGACAGGCGACGTCGATCACGCTCACGAGACAGAGAAGATACTCGTTCCAGGGAACGTAGTCGAGAAAGGGATTCAAAAGCGGAGAAGTTCAGTAGAAAGAGGGCTTCTCGTTTTAGTGATAAAAAAGATTCAAGTCCACCTGCGGCAGTGATTACGACTACTTCACCCGAGATAGAATCTAAGTCGTTCATCAGTCCATGGGATACGTCAATACAGCAAAATTTGATGAATCGATCTGGTAATGGTGTAACAACTATTCAATCGTCAGTTCCCACTAGTTCGTCTCCACCAATGCCAGGTATGGCAAGCTCTAACCATACCTTCGGTACTCGGATTGATCAACCGATGCAAATTCCATTAAGTAATTTAAAATCAAGCTTTCAGTCAAACTTGTACCCTGCAGTAAACTATGGAAATTTCCAAGCATCGAAACCAATAAGTCGGGAACATTTAACCAAGCTTCAGGAGCTACATTCAAGGAGGGATCCAAGGGTGGCTCTACTAAATCACAACCCTCAGAAATCTGTGGCAGGACCATTTGTCGATAGAGGACACCAGACTGGCACCAAACTGGACAGTTTTTCAATGCCGAGTAATAGTAGCATTAATGTTGGCCCATCTAGATCTGATAGTAGTGACAGGTTTACTCGAAACGATGCCGGATATGATAAACGTAAGACTGATCAGGATGACTCCGAAAACGATGAAATGGGCGGTCAGTCGGTGAAAATATACAACATGGAAAACAGCACAGGATACGGAGAAATTCGCAGATTTTTTTATGGGCAATCTATTTCGAGTAACggaattaaaatgattaacGATCGCAATGGAAAAAGAACTGGTGTAGCCTATGTAAGATTTTTGCGTAGGGATGGCAAAAGGTATGCTCTATCACGAGATGGAATGCTGTTAAGGAGGGCAGAGGTGAAAATTGCACCAATCACTGATAAGGAGTTTGAAGACGCTATCGATTCGTATCGTCCAAGTTATGAGGACTCCAAAAACAACTGGGTTGATATCACCGATGAAACCAGAGATAGTAGAAATAAGGATGACATAATCGAAATAAAAGATGATGTCAGTACAAATAAATCAGGAAATAAATCTGGATCACTAGTTGTTTGGAATTTGCCCAATTTGACAACTGAGTTGGATCTGATGCGAATGTTTTCGGATTTTACTATAGTTGAGGTCCTAATTATTAAGAATTACAAAAACCCAAAGCAGTTGGACGGTTATGTAAAGTTTCATCAAATAGACGACGCTCGTCGGGCTTGCGAATGTACTCACAGGCATTACATAAGAAATAAGCGAGTATACATGAAGCAATGCAGTGATATTGAGTACGATGCAGCGAAAAATGAGTACGAAGCTCCCCTTAATGAAGATGACGACGATGAGGATGATGTAGTTGTTCAACCGTCAGTTGATGCTTCACAGGATATAGATGATTCTGTACAGATGATTGATGATTCAAAAGATTCCAAAGAAAATTTGAGTCGCAATGCGCAAACGGAACGAGAGAACACAAACGAAGGTGGAAACACGTATTCACAAAACTTGATGAATAATGTTCTTTCGCTGAATAATCGAAAAGAATCCTACAGTTATTCTACTGTAGATCAAAAGCAAAGCAGTTCGATTGATCAGCCTAATGATAAGTACACGATTCGGGATCCTAGAAACTTTTTCTCTCAGATACATAACCCATCTATGCAACAGTGCCAACCAGATTCTGTACAACAGCAATGGCAGCAACAATCACAGCAATTTCAGTCGATGCCTCCTTCATCGATGAATTTTGGAGGATTTGGCGGTGATTTCAGTCGCGATCCACGGCGTCGTCCAGATTTTGGGAACCAACGCAACATTGATAATCAAAATCAAACGGTACAGGCGGCGGATAACAATTTCAGAGAAGGAATCAACTTTAGTTCCAGCCAGCCACAATCTCGTTTCGACCCAACGGGTACTTCTAATAAGTTCGAGCACATGGATGTAACTCACAATAGTTCCATACAGCAACAGTTTATGGGGTCAAATGTACAAAACAACGAAAAAACTACATTCATTATGATCAGCAATCTGGAGTATACCATGCAGGAATCGGCAGTTATGAGCTTCTTTGATCGGGAAGGTTTTAATCCTAAGTATGTGCAAATGATTCGTACTCCATACGGGCGGTCAACTGGTGAATGTGTGGTAGAATTTGAATCGGAACAGGAAGCCGATGCAGCTATGGTGAAAAATGGGGCTCAAATCGGTAAACGAAGAGGTTTTGTCAAACATTTAGATCCTCAACAAGTTTCGGCCGTAATGCAACGGATTAATCGTAATCAGAGAGTCAATCCTCCACACAGCAGTGGTAGCAACTTTGAAAGAGGCAATAATGATAGTTCTGGGGGAAACAACTTTGGTAGAGGAAATGGTTTTGGAAATGACGATACAGGTGGGAACGAAGGAGACGGTTTTGCGAACGATAACTGGGACGAAAATAATTACGGAAATTCTGGAAGTTTGTCTGGGGTTAACAGTTTCGACAATAGAGAAGTTAACTTTGGTAACAATGACCTCGACAACAAAGATGCTAGTGGTGCACAAGAAAGAGGATCAAATATTTCCGATTACAGTACTGAATTCGATGGACCATTGAATGATAACAATCAGCCACTTAGACAGAATGATAACAAAACAAATGGTATCCGAGGTGGTGTCGGTAATTCTTCCTGCAATAGTAAACTGTTTTATGAAGATGGTGAGGAAGAAAAAGATGATTCCTTAAAACAACCAAGTAGACAAAATACCGAGCAAACACAGTCAGGAATTTTCGATCAGAATGAACAACAAATGGGTAGATCTGACGAATCTGATTCAGTTCATGACcgggaaactgaaaaaagtaacTCGAGAGAACAAATCGAGCCTAAGGAACAATCGCTTGATGAATTGTCTCGGTCCGCTGAACGACCACTTCCAGCTTCCACCGAATCAAACTCCGAATTTTCAGAGGATCCCCCTCTAGACGATAATACTCCTAAGTCATCAGCCAATTTTAGAATGCCAATGGATGGAAACATACTTGGTCTCAGTAATCTACCATTTAGGGCTGCCAATGAGGATATTGTCCAATATTTCGAGGAGTACGGTATTGCGCTGGAAGATGTCAGGCGAAAATATCTGCGAGATGGCCGTGCCACTGGTGATGCTATGGTACGCTTCCAGAGTGCGGCGGACGCTCAACGTGCACTAGAGTCGCACCGAAATCGACGCATTGGAGGTCGTATTGTGCGAATGAGGATATTGAGCGATTGTCTCCAGTAA